From Aspergillus fumigatus Af293 chromosome 3, whole genome shotgun sequence, a single genomic window includes:
- a CDS encoding formin-binding protein HOF1 encodes MPGTVAEPPSVSLSFANNFWGKDDAGVGPMLDRMHGAKVTCDELKTFYNIRAAIEDEYSRKLMALCRKPLGTHETGSLRSSFDVVRGETESIAKSHAAIATQMKRELEEPLIAFAGGSKERRKIIQTGIERLLKTKIQQTQTVNKTRDRYEQDCLRIKGYLAQGHMVMGQEERKNKAKLEKTQIQLATSSSEYEAAVKILEETTGRWNKEWKAACDKFQDLEEERIDFTKSSLWAYANIASTVCVSDDASCEKIRLALENCEVEKDIVSFIKERGTGQDIPDPPKFINFARGDVNDTSSELSEEDGFSVAQFQRTINPAFRSSSPQPSTYESHHEPRGESAARPDNNSPTTPASREATVTPQKPTQPPAPLDLRRGGHLPPNYDPNQHGEIAPVPHNAYPTDGMTMFCRTGPPSERSSGSNSAYRPSSRESQSEISNPTSVSSQEPPSARQSPTKPTNGVALPGLGGDKQIQKRRSAFFSNSPFRRKSRHDKDRNSGPSHTPTRSTWESPTKQATPVKAPQPQPPQPPAPVLDNERQVESPEPADPRANFQLNVGNNVFDVASPDKATAKKAAQTAKAGEEELDPIARALADLKGGGKQSMTRVSADRYHGIATPVPSAPPSNYSDAPVATPPPAYNDPSVKRLDAPQPAFTSAQMQKTTQKYTGQTKSMLRGSGNTPSLASRNSAEVPRAKQEIPRPKQETPRAKSPVPRRSASPQVPSPQVISPQPISPQVSPARVETRTGHYSRGASPSPSTYQANSVRSRYSQSPSVSTPPQRPVDAAPSPREFPRRSSPNPAAARAVSPQPQFRQQTRPSSAGGMELQLSSGGSGDMYGTSYDSYSARGRDSGRPMSYYGDGGSQGGRSRSRTVAVADPSRQFSRDGRPILHFARALYSYTAAIPEELGFSKGDVLSVIRLQDDGWWEAEITTTRSRTGLVPSNYLQII; translated from the exons ATGCCAGGAACAGTTGCGGAGCCTCCATCGGTGTCCCTATCCT TTGCCAATAATTTCTGGGGCAAAGACGATGCTGGGGTTGGGCCTATGCTAGATCGCATGCATGGCGCGAAAGTGACTTGTGATGAGCTCAAGACATTCTATAACA TCCGCGCTGCGATCGAAGATGAATATTCACGGAAGCTTATGGCCCTTTGCCGCAAGCCGCTAGGAACGCACGAAACAGGCTCTCTGCGGTCGTCGTTTGATGTTGTCCGTGGTGAGACGGAATCGATAGCCAAGTCCCACGCCGCAATTGCAACACAAATGAAGCGAGAACTTGAGGAGCCATTGATTGCTTTTGCAGGCGGAtcgaaggagagaaggaagatcatACAGACAGGAATTGAGCGCCTTCTCAAGACCAAGATACAACAGACCCAAACAGTGAACAAG ACGCGAGACAGATATGAGCAGGATTGTTTGAGGATCAAGGGTTACCTCGCACAAGGACATATGGTAATGGGGCAGGAGGAGCGGAAAAACAAGGCCAAGCTTGAAAAGACACAAATCCAGCTTgcaaccagcagcagcgagtaCGAGGCAGCTGTCAAGATCCTCGAAGAGACGACCGGTCGTTGGAATAAGGAGTGGAAGGCAGCTTGTGAT AAATTTCAGGATCTCGAAGAGGAACGGATCGACTTCACCAAGAGCAGTCTTTGGGCGTACGCAAACATTGCGTCGACTGTGTGCGTTAGTGACGACGCT TCTTGTGAGAAGATTCGTCTCGCGTTGGAAAATTGTGAAGTTGAGAAAGACATTGTCTCTTTCATCAAGGAAAGAGGAACTGGACAAGACATACCGGATCCGCCCAAGTTCATCAACTTCGCCCGGGGCGATGTAAACGACACAAGTTCAGAGCtttctgaagaagatggattTTCTGTGGCCCAATTTCAGCGTACCATCAATCCAGCATTTCGCAGTTCCTCTCCGCAACCGTCAACTTACGAATCACATCATGAGCCGCGAGGTGAATCGGCGGCCAGGCCGGATAACAATAGCCCTACAACCCCTGCCAGCAGGGAAGCTACGGTCACTCCGCAAAAACCAACGCAACCGCCGGCCCCTCTGGACCTTCGTCGGGGAGGCCATCTCCCACCAAACTATGACCCTAACCAACACGGAGAGATTGCGCCGGTGCCGCACAATGCATATCCGACAGACGGAATGACCATGTTTTGCAGAACAGGACCCCCTTCAGAGCGTAGCTCGGGAAGCAACAGTGCTTATCGGCCTTCGAGCCGTGAGTCGCAAAGTGAGATCTCTAACCCAACATCAGTGTCGAGCCAGGAGCCTCCCAGCGCCAGGCAATCTCCAACGAAGCCAACCAACGGGGTTGCGCTCCCAGGTCTTGGTGGGGACAAGCAGAtccagaagagaagaagtgCTTTTTTTAGCAACAGCCCCTTCCGTCGCAAGAGTCGCCATGATAAGGACCGTAATTCTGGCCCCTCGCACACCCCTACCCGAAGCACATGGGAGTCTCCCACAAAACAGGCCACTCCAGTAAAGgcacctcagcctcagcctccgcAACCGCCAGCGCCTGTCCTTGACAACGAGCGGCAGGTTGAGAGTCCTGAGCCGGCAGACCCCAGGGCAAATTTTCAACTTAATGTCGGTAACAATGTTTTTGATGTCGCTTCCCCAGACAAGGCTacggccaagaaggctgCTCAAACGGCCAAGgctggagaggaggagcttgatcCTATCGCCCGTGCTTTAGCAGATTTGAAAGGTGGTGGAAAGCAGTCCATGACCAGAGTGTCTGCCGACAGGTATCATGGCATTGCCACACCTGTGCCGTCCGCTCCACCTTCCAACTACAGCGACGCACCTGTAGCGACTCCCCCTCCTGCCTACAATGATCCGTCGGTCAAGAGACTTGATGCACCACAACCTGCCTTTACTTCGGCGCAGATGCAGAAAACGACTCAGAAATACACAGGTCAGACCAAGAGTATGCTCAGGGGAAGTGGTAATACCCCGAGTTTGGCAAGCAGAAATAGCGCAGAAGTTCCTCGAGCCAAACAGGAAATTCCTCGACCGAAACAGGAGACACCTCGAGCCAAGTCACCTGTTCCGAGACGCAGCGCCAGCCCACAAGTTCCAAGTCCCCAAGTGATCAGTCCACAGCCGATCAGCCCCCAGGTTTCGCCTGCTCGTGTGGAGACCCGGACGGGCCATTACAGTAGGGGCGCAAGTCCAAGCCCGAGCACGTATCAGGCAAACAGTGTCAGAAGCCGCTATAGCCAATCGCCCTCGGTTTCTACACCGCCTCAGCGGCCTGTCGATGCAGCACCATCGCCGCGTGAATTTCCTAGGCGCAGCTCTCCAAACCCGGCGGCGGCACGTGCCGTTTCTCCTCAACCCCAATTTAGACAGCAGACCAGGCCTTCCAGCGCCGGTGGTATGGAGTTGCAACTGTCAAGCGGTGGTAGTGGGGATATGTATGGCACCAGTTATGACAGCTACAGCGCTCGGGGCAGGGACTCTGGTCGGCCTATGTCATATTACGGCGATGGTGGTAGCCAGGGGGGCAGATCCAGGAGCAGGACTGTGGCTGTAGCTGACCCTAGCAGGCAGTTTAGCCGGGACGGACGTCCAATTCTACATTTTG